Below is a window of Tautonia marina DNA.
CCACGAGTTCGAACCCGGTGCCGGCGTCTCCGCCGCTCAGCGGGCGCTGATTGGCCAGGGAAGCCCGGTCGGGGCGGCCTGATTGCCTTGTTGATGTTCGCTCCTCCTCTCCGCGTCTCAGGAGAGGAGGGGTTTCGATCGCATCTCCGCAGGAGGCGATGCGATCTCCGTCACCGGACCATTGATTCCTCTCAAAACGATTGCAAGTGGAGCCTGATCGACGTGCCCTATCGCGTGCTGGTCACCGACAAAGTGTCTGAAGAAGGCCTTGCCCTGCTCAGGGCCGAGCCCGACTTCGAGGTCATCGTCCGAACCGACCTGGCCAAGGACGTGCCCGGCCTGAAGGCCGCCCTGGCCGAGTCCGATGCCCTGGTCGTCCGCTCGGGAACCCAGGTCACGGCCGACGTCTTGCAAGGCCAGACCCGCCTGAAGGCGATCGCCCGCGCCGGGGTCGGCGTCGACAACATCGACGTGCCGGCCGCCACCCAGAACGGCATCGTCGTGATGAACACGCCGGGCGGGAACACCGTCTCGACGGCCGAGCACACGATGGCCCTCATCCTCTCGCTCGCCCGCAACGTCCCTCAGGCGAATGAGAGCCTCAAGGCCGGCCGATGGGACCGCAACAAGCTCACCGGCCGCCAGCTCGAAGGCAAGACCCTCGGCATCATCGGCATGGGCCGCGTCGGCCAGACCGTCGCGAAACAGGCCCTCGGCTTCTCGATGCGCGTGATCGGCTTCGACCCTTTCCTCTCGGCCGAACGCGCGACCGAGCTGGGCATCGAAAGCGTGCCCCACCTGCACGAGCTCTGGGGCCAGTGCGACTACATCACCCTGCATACCCCCCTGACCGCCGACACCCGCAACCTCATCAACGCCGAGACGCTCAAGCAGATGCGCCCCGGCGTCCGCATCATCAACTGCGCCCGAGGCGGCCTGATCGAGCCCGAGGCCCTGAAAGAGGCCCTCGACTCCGGCCACGTCGCAGGGGCCGCGGTTGACGTCTTCGACCCCGAGCCTCCCCCGGCCGATCACCCCCTGGTCAACCACCCGAAGGTGGTCGTCACCCCCCACCTCGGCGCCTCGACCGAGGAGGCCCAGGTTGCCGTCGCCGAGGAGGCCGCCCGCCTCCTGGCCGACTTCCTCGCCCGCGGCCAGGTCCGGTTCGCCGTCAACATGGCGACCCTCAACCGCGCCGAGATGGAAGACCTCCGCCAGTACCTCGACCTCGCCCGCCGCCTCGGCATGCTCCACGCCCAGATGGACCGCGGGATCATCCGATCGGCCACCCTCCGCTACCGGGGCGAGGTCGCGGCCAAGAACACCCGGCTCATCACCGCCGCCTTCGCCGCCGGCTGGATGGAAACCGCCCTCCAGGGTCAGGTCAACCTCGTCAACGCCGAGGCCCGCCTGAAAGAGCGCGGCATCACCCTGACCGAGGAAAAATCGACCGAGCCCGGCGACTTCGCCTCGATGATCCAGAGCGAGGTCGTCACCGACCGCAAAACCTACGTCGCTTCCGGCACCACCTTCGGCCGCGAGTTCCTCCGCCTCGTCCGGCTCGGCCCCTACCGGCTCGACGCTCACCTCGACGGCACCCTGTTCATCTTCACGCACAACGACCGCCCCGGCCTGATCGGCGCCATCGGCACCGAGTTCGGCAAGCGCGGCGTCAACATCGCCCAGATGAACGTCGGCCGCGAGACCCAGGGGGGCGAGGCCATCGGCGTCGTCAACCTCGACGCCGTTCCCGACGAGGCCGCGCTGAAGGCCGTCTCCGAGCTGCCCGACATGCTCAGCGTCAGCCTCATCCGCCTGCCCGCCCACAACGAGCTGCCGAGCTGGCTTCAGCTCTGAGCCGAGTGCTCCAGACCACCTCTGGCACCGGGATTGCACCGCGATCAGTCATGAGCAGGTGCGGGGTCGATCGATGGATGCTTCGATCCGATCGATCGACCCCGCACCTCCGACCGATCCCACTGCACAGAGGTCATCCCATCATGCCCCGCTCCACCGCCGACTCCCCCCCCCAGACTCCCCAGGTCCAGCTCGACCGCGAGGCCTGGGTGCGGACGGTGGCCCTGGCCGTCATCGCCGCCGTGCTGGTGCTGGCCGCCAGCACCCAGATGACTGGCCTGATCATCCCCTTGATCCTCGCCCTGGTCTTCGCCATCGCCTTGCACCCGATCGCCCACTGGATCGAGCGCCGAGGTCTGGGCCGGGGCGTGGCCAGTATCCTCTGCACGGCGATCATTGCCCTGGTCTTCCTGGCTGCCATTGGCCTGGTGGTCGCCCAGGCCGGGCAAGTCGTCCAGAACTCGGATCGCTACTTCGAGCAGTTCAGCCGGCTTGCCTCGAAAGCCACTGACACCTTGCGAGACATCCCGGCCCTCGGAGCCCTGACCGAACCCGAGGTGATGACCGGCGGCGCGGCCGACGAGGCATCGGGCGAGGCCGCCTCCAGAGACGAATCCACGCGTCCCCCGGCGGATTCGGAACGGGCAACGAACTCCGGCTCCACAGAATCCTCCGGCTCGGAGTCAGGCGCGCAAATCACCTCGCAACATTACTGGACCCAAAAGATCCGGGAAAATGCCGGGGCGATCGGTCAGTGGCTCCTCCACAGCGTCGGCGGAGTCCTCGGCGTGCTGGGGCAGGTCGTCGTCTTCCTGTTCCTGATCCTCTACATCCTCTACACCCGAGGCATCTGGTCCGATCGGATCATCCAGGCCGGCAGGGCGTTGGGCATGGACCTGCAGGCGAAGGACCTCGAGCGCATGGGCCAGTCCATTAGCGGCTGGGTCGGCTGCGTCTTGCTCGTTGCGACCGGCTATGCGGTCACGATCACCCTGGTGAGTTGGTTGATCGGTCTTCCCCAGTGGGGACTCTGGGGCCTGATGACCGGCCTGCTCGTCCTGGTTCCCTATTTCGGAGCCCTGATCGCCGGCACGATGCTGGTGATCGTGGCCGCGATCACCAGCCAGGCCCTCTGGCCTCCTCTGGTAATGCTGGGCGTCTACATCCTGCTCCAGACCCTGGAAAGCTACGTCATCCTGCCGATGCTCTACGGCGACGCCATCTCGATCGACCCGCTGGCCGTTCTCGTCGGCGTCCTCTTCTTCGGCTTCCTCTGGGGTCCACTCGGCTTCGTCACCGCCTTGCCGGTGATGGTCCTGATCCGGGGCTTCGTCGAGGCCACCCCCGGCTCCACTCCGATCAAGGCCCTGTTCGGAACCGACGGGAGGAATTCGTAGACCGCCCCAACCCCTCAACCCTCTCATCCACAAACCACCACCGGCCCCTCAGCCCTCCCCCCGCTCGTGGGGGAGCCGGTAGCCGAACGTCGGATGCGAGAGCATTCCCAACCCTCCCCCCGCTCGTGGGGGAGCCGGTGGCCGAAGGCCGGGTGAAGGGGCCTCCGCCAGGTCAAACACACCGCGAGAGGCACGCTCGAACAGCCCAAGCGTCCCCCTCCTCCCACCAGGAACAGAGCGAGAGGAGGGGATCGAGAAGAACGTTTTCAAGCATCCTCAATCGAGCGACACCGTCACCGTCTTCTGCTCGATGTAATTGTCGAGCGCCTTCTCTCCCAGCTCCCGGCCAATGCCGCTGGCCTTGAACCCACCGAACGGCGCGGCGGCATCAAACACGTCGTAGCAGTTGACCCAGACCGTCCCCGCCCGAACCCGGTTGGCGATCGCGTGCGCTTTGCCGATATCTCGGGTCCAGACCGCCGCGGCCAGACCGTAATCGGTCGTGTTGGCGCGCTCGACGACTTCATCAATCTCCCGGAACTTCAGGACCTGC
It encodes the following:
- the serA gene encoding phosphoglycerate dehydrogenase, whose translation is MPYRVLVTDKVSEEGLALLRAEPDFEVIVRTDLAKDVPGLKAALAESDALVVRSGTQVTADVLQGQTRLKAIARAGVGVDNIDVPAATQNGIVVMNTPGGNTVSTAEHTMALILSLARNVPQANESLKAGRWDRNKLTGRQLEGKTLGIIGMGRVGQTVAKQALGFSMRVIGFDPFLSAERATELGIESVPHLHELWGQCDYITLHTPLTADTRNLINAETLKQMRPGVRIINCARGGLIEPEALKEALDSGHVAGAAVDVFDPEPPPADHPLVNHPKVVVTPHLGASTEEAQVAVAEEAARLLADFLARGQVRFAVNMATLNRAEMEDLRQYLDLARRLGMLHAQMDRGIIRSATLRYRGEVAAKNTRLITAAFAAGWMETALQGQVNLVNAEARLKERGITLTEEKSTEPGDFASMIQSEVVTDRKTYVASGTTFGREFLRLVRLGPYRLDAHLDGTLFIFTHNDRPGLIGAIGTEFGKRGVNIAQMNVGRETQGGEAIGVVNLDAVPDEAALKAVSELPDMLSVSLIRLPAHNELPSWLQL
- a CDS encoding AI-2E family transporter — protein: MPRSTADSPPQTPQVQLDREAWVRTVALAVIAAVLVLAASTQMTGLIIPLILALVFAIALHPIAHWIERRGLGRGVASILCTAIIALVFLAAIGLVVAQAGQVVQNSDRYFEQFSRLASKATDTLRDIPALGALTEPEVMTGGAADEASGEAASRDESTRPPADSERATNSGSTESSGSESGAQITSQHYWTQKIRENAGAIGQWLLHSVGGVLGVLGQVVVFLFLILYILYTRGIWSDRIIQAGRALGMDLQAKDLERMGQSISGWVGCVLLVATGYAVTITLVSWLIGLPQWGLWGLMTGLLVLVPYFGALIAGTMLVIVAAITSQALWPPLVMLGVYILLQTLESYVILPMLYGDAISIDPLAVLVGVLFFGFLWGPLGFVTALPVMVLIRGFVEATPGSTPIKALFGTDGRNS